taatgcacgtgccaccgtaccagcttcaactgctctTCTGGTACTTGccccttcaccatgttgtacggcagtgctggcactaggtccaggatgggctgcgctgctggtgtatgcctcaccacgtgatctgacagcgccagccccactctgctgcccttgaagcggatcctgcacaacctatggtctagcaacacggggccgggtacgcctggtggtatcagggacctcaacctcctcgtccgaactttgggtcagagagccactgctttctacaggttcatattctgaaccgctggattcgtcagatgagggttcccattcctcatccgactgggtcagaagcctgtaggcctctttagaagaataccccttatttgccatttggacaactaaatttagggggtattccctgagactacccaagaaaaaaagcaagcctgtcttacaaatgggaggctagcgaagtaccggaggccgctgcgatcgataaaaaatatcaaaacttatttttttatcgccgcagcgcttgtaaagtgattgtgcagcgatcaaaaaaataataattttttgtcactgcggcggggcgggcgtgggggaacgcacgtgtgggcgaccgatcaggcctgatcgggcaaacactgttttgggtggagggcgagctaaggtgacactaatactattatagatctttgTCCTTTGAAATAATCGGAGACTTTTTCCCAACCTACTATCTATTCCCAAATTGGAATGAGACATTACTTATGAAACATCATCGCTGCTATCTTTTATTTCAACTGTACTATTAATTCCTTGTATTTATTGTATCAATTTTAGTCTAACGTTACTTCACGGTTTTTATACCTAATGTATTCATTTTTTGACTTTTAAATAAGCCCAGTGTAGTATattgtgtattattttattttattttatattattcacATCAAGCTTATTAATAAACTGTTTAAACTACTATATTGTCGTATGTTTCCACGTTTAGTGCGAGTGCCCAGTATATTGTTTTGTATCGTTCATTTGTTAAAGGAAGGGCGAATCCTTTATTACTGAGAGCACCTCCCTCTGTGGTTTCACTCACTCCTGTGCGTCTCATATTAGCTACtcaactattatagatctgactgtgatcagttctgatcacttacagatactataaaagtacaaatgccgattagcgatacgctaatcagcgaatcagtgactgcggtgcggtgggctgggcgctaaccgacgctaactacctaaccaaggggcctaaactatcctaaaacctaaccgtcaatactagtgaaaaaaagtgacagtttacactgatcacttttttcccttttactaggtgattgacagggggcgatcaaggggttaattggggtgctggggggtgatctgggggctaagtgtgttGTTTGGTGTTctcactgtgatctgtgctctctgctgggaccaaccgacgaaaaggaccagcagaggagcagacaagccatataacccctttatatttataaatataaatgtgttaactggcttgtgattcgtttttgaaaatcaccagcctgcaGCGATGATCAATGCGcaagcgcgggccggctctgcccgaaatctcgtgtctcgcgagatgacgccccggggcgtccaggaggaataacagggccgccgcaaagacacaATCCTGCgtgcggcggtcctgtagtggttaaccggcagtagataaggtaaactataagaaaatgaacatacaagaactgaatatacagcacaatgtacacaaaacctatacaaaaacattaattaatcccttaccgactatgctttagtaagagacacacaatgtgcagctgctccttccatgaggtgaggagaaaaggaagaaggTGTCCGTCTCTTTCcaagaaagcactgtgagcaggaagtcaggcgACCTGATGAATATGCATAGTTTAACAAGGCAGaagatgcacttacagctaaaggtcactagatggtgctgaaggcacacatatGAACACACACATTAACAACTATGCAATAGTTAGTGAAGAGGAGACAGTACTGTGTGTATTACACGAATAATGGTTCCTTACCACTAGGAAGATGTCCTGAGattccatgggagtagtgaattcTGCTACACTAAATGTAACTTCTTGATATGACATGTTTGTTCTTGTTTTCTTGCAGAAATTTTAATTATCAGTATGCCTACTTTGTCAAGTTCACTGCAGACGAATGCAACAGAGGTTTAACGAATCAAGTCTTACGGGAAGCCCTGCAAAGAGAAAACTCTAACAACTTGGTCCAGACAGTAAATAATTATGGGATTTATGAAGGAAATCGAATGGTGGCCGCTTCATACTTAAAACAAGGGAGCTATACTGAACATTCCGAATATCGCTTGTTAACCCCTGAGAATAGTTCCCCGATTAGTAGGCTGCTGCAGAGAGAACCTGTTGCTGGTTGCGCCATATTTTATTCTCTGAACTCCccatgtataacaaaatgcatcaGACCTAATGGAAAGTATAATATTATTAACTtacttcagtcagtgactaatGTCCCTCAAGACAAGGTATTTGCATTTAGACAAGTGTTTTGGTATGATGCAGATAAACCTCAGACTTGGGCTTCTTGGAGAACATTGAATAATTATATGCCATTGTATCGCTGTAATGGAAATAACTGCATTCGTTGCTTTACAAATGGTG
The sequence above is a segment of the Bufo bufo chromosome 4, aBufBuf1.1, whole genome shotgun sequence genome. Coding sequences within it:
- the LOC120997106 gene encoding uncharacterized protein LOC120997106 isoform X2 gives rise to the protein MSQMRMGHILLAALCLWSCALTVTSILNEEQVGRANNYIQQQFAKNFNYQYAYFVKFTADECNRGLTNQVLREALQRENSNNLVQTVNNYGIYEGNRMVAASYLKQGSYTEHSEYRLLTPENSSPISRLLQREPVAGCAIFYSLNSPCITKCIRPNGKYNIINLLQSVTNVPQDKVFAFRQVFWYDADKPQTWASWRTLNNYMPLYRCNGNNCIRCFTNGVQQNNCMD
- the LOC120997106 gene encoding uncharacterized protein LOC120997106 isoform X3 → MSQMRMGHILLAALCLWSCALTVTSILNEEQVGRANNYIQQHFTGNFNYQYAYFVKFTADECNRGLTNQVLREALQRENSNNLVQTVNNYGIYEGNRMVAASYLKQGSYTEHSEYRLLTPENSSPISRLLQREPVAGCAIFYSLNSPCITKCIRPNGKYNIINLLQSVTNVPQDKVFAFRQVFWYDADKPQTWASWRTLNNYMPLYRCNGNNCIRCFTNGVQQNNCMD
- the LOC120997106 gene encoding uncharacterized protein LOC120997106 isoform X1, giving the protein MSQMRMGHILLAALCLWSCALTVTSILNEEQVGRANNYIQQQFTGNFNYQYAYFVKFTADECNRGLTNQVLREALQRENSNNLVQTVNNYGIYEGNRMVAASYLKQGSYTEHSEYRLLTPENSSPISRLLQREPVAGCAIFYSLNSPCITKCIRPNGKYNIINLLQSVTNVPQDKVFAFRQVFWYDADKPQTWASWRTLNNYMPLYRCNGNNCIRCFTNGVQQNNCMD